In Sphingobacteriaceae bacterium, the following proteins share a genomic window:
- a CDS encoding Na+/H+ antiporter, producing MENYSVIIVIMAIMIGLSALADKIKIPYPVLLIAAGIGLGFIPSLPRTEINPEVIFLIFLPPLLYDAAFNLSFPTFKTNISTISTLAISLVFMTAIGVAVAAYYLIPGMTWPLAFVLGSILSATDAVAAMSITKGLGLSHSTNTILEGESLVNDASALVAYRFAVAAVTGSSFVFWKASLEFVILMAGGFLVGVIMARLLGFFLSRLHHNFMVTIGLMLLMPFVTYLVAEEVHVSGVIAVVMLGLMISRFSKTIFPEDLKMQSKAIWDIIIFLLNGLIFILIGLQFPYLLKSIHPEDILRFTLYAFIITLVALLLRIIYVFLQRRNLLKSFRGQRRRITKDALLDFKSSIIISWSGMRGIVSLAIALGLPQELADGSKFPFRDPLIFISVAVVIFTLVGQGLTLPWIVKKLQQTR from the coding sequence ATGGAAAATTACAGTGTTATTATAGTTATTATGGCCATTATGATTGGCCTCTCTGCCCTGGCTGATAAGATAAAGATCCCTTACCCGGTACTTTTGATAGCTGCAGGCATTGGCCTGGGCTTTATTCCTTCTTTACCAAGAACTGAAATAAACCCGGAAGTTATTTTCCTGATTTTTCTTCCCCCTTTATTATACGATGCTGCCTTTAATTTATCTTTCCCGACTTTTAAAACAAATATCAGCACCATTAGCACATTGGCTATTTCCCTTGTGTTTATGACCGCCATTGGTGTTGCTGTAGCTGCCTATTATTTAATTCCCGGCATGACCTGGCCCCTTGCCTTTGTGCTGGGATCCATTCTTTCAGCCACCGATGCAGTTGCCGCCATGAGCATCACCAAAGGCCTGGGACTTTCACATTCTACAAACACTATTCTGGAGGGTGAAAGCCTGGTGAATGACGCCTCTGCGCTTGTAGCCTACCGGTTTGCTGTTGCCGCTGTTACGGGAAGCTCATTTGTTTTCTGGAAAGCTTCGCTGGAGTTTGTCATTCTTATGGCTGGAGGATTTTTGGTGGGCGTGATTATGGCCAGGCTGCTAGGATTCTTTTTGAGCAGACTGCACCATAATTTTATGGTAACCATTGGCTTAATGTTATTAATGCCTTTTGTTACCTACCTGGTTGCGGAAGAAGTGCATGTGTCGGGTGTAATTGCCGTTGTTATGCTGGGACTTATGATTTCACGCTTCAGTAAAACCATATTTCCGGAAGACCTTAAAATGCAGTCGAAAGCCATTTGGGACATTATAATTTTCCTTCTAAATGGACTTATCTTTATTTTAATCGGGCTTCAGTTTCCTTATCTTCTTAAAAGTATTCATCCTGAAGATATTCTGCGCTTTACGCTCTATGCCTTTATCATTACACTTGTGGCATTACTCTTAAGAATCATTTACGTTTTTCTTCAACGTCGTAACTTACTTAAGTCTTTTAGAGGCCAGAGAAGAAGGATAACCAAAGATGCCTTACTGGATTTTAAAAGCAGTATTATAATCAGCTGGTCGGGTATGCGTGGTATTGTGTCTTTGGCTATTGCGCTTGGTTTGCCCCAGGAGTTAGCAGACGGTTCAAAATTTCCCTTTAGAGATCCGCTTATTTTTATTTCGGTTGCCGTGGTAATTTTTACGCTGGTTGGACAGGGACTTACCCTGCCCTGGATCGTAAAAAAACTACAACAAACCAGGTAG
- a CDS encoding sulfurtransferase has protein sequence MKTLTVIACVLLTVYFTYKTYRYFTLEKKLVQKLNPATVILDVRTEREYRTGHIEGAVNIPLSKLHEDSIALDKTKVIVTCCSHGLRSVKAVTLLKEHGFKEVYNGGAWPDLEEMIRQKK, from the coding sequence ATGAAGACTCTTACTGTTATTGCCTGTGTTTTACTTACTGTGTATTTCACATACAAAACGTACCGTTATTTTACCCTTGAGAAAAAGCTGGTGCAAAAATTAAATCCAGCAACGGTTATTCTGGATGTGCGAACCGAGCGGGAATATAGAACCGGGCACATAGAAGGGGCTGTAAACATTCCTCTGAGCAAGTTGCATGAAGATTCTATTGCTCTTGATAAAACCAAAGTGATTGTAACCTGCTGTTCACATGGTCTTAGAAGTGTAAAAGCCGTAACTTTATTAAAGGAGCATGGATTTAAAGAGGTATATAATGGGGGTGCCTGGCCTGACCTGGAAGAAATGATCAGACAAAAAAAATGA
- a CDS encoding DNA-binding protein HU (histone-like DNA-binding protein) encodes MNKEELIEAIATGSNLTKADAGRALAATIEAIEKSLKKGDRVGLVGFGAFSVAKRAARMGRNPQTGKAIKIAAKKVVKFKAGADLATAVNKGK; translated from the coding sequence ATGAACAAAGAAGAATTGATCGAAGCTATCGCAACTGGCTCAAATTTGACAAAAGCAGACGCTGGTCGTGCATTAGCTGCAACTATCGAAGCTATTGAAAAATCCCTAAAAAAAGGTGACCGTGTTGGTTTAGTAGGTTTTGGCGCTTTCTCAGTAGCTAAACGTGCTGCTCGTATGGGACGTAATCCTCAAACAGGAAAAGCTATTAAAATTGCTGCTAAAAAAGTAGTAAAATTTAAAGCTGGTGCTGATTTAGCAACTGCTGTTAATAAAGGAAAATAA